Proteins from one Mercurialis annua linkage group LG7, ddMerAnnu1.2, whole genome shotgun sequence genomic window:
- the LOC126657354 gene encoding F-box/FBD/LRR-repeat protein At1g13570-like, with protein MNQMKREAPKFPCLETEVDRISNLPGHILDQILSQLSIRDAVRTSALSSKWRHKWAKIPNLVFDNQCISVPSQDQTLVKNKIVNIVDHVLLLHNGPKHKFKLSHRDLLGVSDIDRWILHLSRSSVSLKEFVLEIWKGQRYKVPSSLFTFEHLVHLELFNCLLKPPLTFKGFRNLKSLDLQHITLTQNVFENLIFSCPLLERLTLMNFDGFTHLNVNAPKLQFFDIGGVYDDVTFENTFKLTLVSIGLYVNVKNDRNVVHGSSSKLLRFFANLPHIRRLEVQSYFLKYLAIGNIPRSLPKPCINLSYLSIRINFNDMEENSAALCLLRSSPNVQELEMLARPEEQSVIATIINFWEDEHWNNLFGQLRQVKIVGISGMKCECDFISFLLSNSPVLERMTVKPASGDGCWELAKELMRFPRASVRSEIIYIDP; from the exons ATGAATCAAATG AAGAGAGAAGCGCCCAAGTTTCCATGCTTGGAGACAGAGGTAGACAGAATCAGCAACTTACCTGGGCACATTTTAGACCAAATTTTATCACAGTTGTCAATTAGAGATGCAGTGAGAACAAGTGCTTTGTCAAGTAAGTGGAGGCACAAATGGGCTAAAATTCCAAATCTTGTGTTTGATAACCAATGCATCTCAGTTCCTTCTCAAGATCAAACTCTCGTTAAGAATAAGATCGTCAACATAGTTGATCATGTCCTTTTGCTTCATAATGGACCGAAACATAAATTTAAACTCTCTCACCGAGATCTTCTAGGTGTAAGTGACATTGATAGGTGGATTCTTCATTTGTCCAGAAGTTCTGTTTCTCTCAAAGAATTTGTCCTTGAAATATGGAAAGGGCAGCGTTATAAAGTACCTTCTTCTTTATTCACTTTTGAGCATTTAGTTCATTTGGAGCTATTTAATTGTTTACTGAAACCCCCTTTAACATTCAAAGGCTTTAGGAATTTGAAGAGCCTTGACCTTCAACACATTACCCTGACCCAGaatgtatttgaaaatttaatattcagCTGCCCCCTGCTTGAGAggttgactttgatgaattttGATGGCTTCACTCACCTCAATGTCAATGCCCCAAAACTCCAGTTTTTTGACATTGGAGGTGTTTATGATGATGTTACTTTTGAGAATACTTTTAAGCTAACACTCGTCTCTATTGGCCTGTATGTGAATGTCAAAAATGACCGAAATGTGGTTCATGGGAGTTCTAGTAAATTGCTCAGGTTCTTCGCGAATTTGCCTCACATTCGAAGGCTCGAGGTCCAGAGTTACTTTCTGAAG TATTTGGCTATCGGTAATATTCCAAGAAGTTTGCCTAAACCATGCATTAATCTTAGTTACCTATCTATACGGATCAATTTCAATGATATGGAGGAGAACTCAGCTGCCTTATGCCTTTTAAGAAGCTCCCCTAACGTACAAGAACTGGAGATGCTG GCTCGCCCAGAGGAACAGAGTGTTATCGCAACAATCATCAACTTTTGGGAGGACGAACACTGGAACAATCTATTTGGCCAACTACGACAAGTGAAGATTGTCGGCATTAGTGGTATGAAGTGCGAATGTGATTTCATTAGCTTTCTGCTTTCAAACTCTCCCGTGCTTGAGAGAATGACTGTGAAACCAGCTTCCGGTGATGGATGTTGGGAGCTAGCAAAAGAGTTAATGCGCTTTCCACGTGCCTCAGTGCGATCAGAAATCATTTATATTGACCCGTAA